In Candidatus Rokuibacteriota bacterium, a single window of DNA contains:
- a CDS encoding amidohydrolase/deacetylase family metallohydrolase, giving the protein MAGLVLKGGEVIDPYAGVRGRHDVRCRDGRVAEVGPSLAADSDTVIDVTGKLVVPGLIDQHAHCFVGSSDLGALTDRVCASTGVTTFIDAGSAGAATFEGMRQFVIARSRVRIRAFLNVSAIGLAYLRVGELNHLPYADPEAAAGVARDHRDLILGIKVRNQKEVVGDAGIEPLRRAIRAAELAGGLRVMIHVTNPPTPLDSILELLRPGDLVSHFLNARGYGILDESRRVTAAVREARRRGVLFDVAHGRNHVNFGVAKAAIEQDFFPDTISSDLTSGGAAGVVKDLPTTLSKLLNLGMPLEAVIGAATATPARVIGQDGTLGTLKPGAIADVVVFELEEGEFDFQDTDGNTLRGRRRLSPYLTVKDGEIWWRR; this is encoded by the coding sequence ATGGCTGGCCTTGTTCTGAAGGGCGGGGAGGTCATCGATCCTTACGCGGGTGTGCGCGGGCGCCACGACGTCAGGTGTCGTGACGGGCGAGTGGCGGAAGTCGGGCCATCCCTTGCGGCCGACAGTGACACCGTCATCGACGTCACCGGCAAGCTGGTCGTCCCCGGGCTCATCGACCAGCACGCCCACTGCTTTGTCGGGTCCTCGGACCTGGGCGCTCTGACGGATAGGGTCTGTGCTTCGACGGGCGTCACTACGTTCATCGACGCGGGGAGTGCCGGCGCCGCGACCTTTGAAGGGATGCGTCAGTTCGTCATCGCGCGGAGCCGGGTCCGCATCCGGGCGTTCCTGAACGTCTCGGCGATCGGCCTCGCCTACCTCAGGGTGGGCGAGCTTAACCACCTGCCGTATGCGGATCCGGAGGCCGCCGCCGGCGTTGCCCGCGACCATCGCGACCTCATCCTGGGGATCAAGGTGAGGAACCAGAAGGAGGTCGTGGGGGATGCGGGGATCGAGCCGCTCCGGCGGGCCATCCGCGCCGCCGAGCTGGCTGGAGGGCTCAGGGTGATGATCCACGTGACGAACCCGCCGACCCCGCTCGACTCCATCCTCGAGCTGCTGCGTCCTGGCGACCTGGTCAGCCACTTTCTCAACGCGCGAGGATACGGGATCCTGGATGAATCGCGGCGCGTGACAGCGGCGGTGCGCGAGGCGCGACGCCGCGGCGTTCTCTTTGACGTGGCCCACGGCAGGAATCACGTCAACTTCGGGGTGGCGAAGGCGGCCATCGAGCAGGATTTCTTCCCGGACACCATCTCCTCCGACCTCACCTCCGGCGGCGCGGCCGGTGTCGTCAAGGATCTTCCGACGACGCTCTCCAAGTTGCTGAACCTGGGGATGCCGCTCGAGGCGGTGATCGGCGCGGCGACGGCGACGCCGGCTCGGGTGATCGGCCAGGACGGAACGCTGGGGACGCTCAAGCCCGGGGCCATCGCCGACGTCGTGGTCTTCGAACTGGAGGAGGGCGAGTTCGACTTTCAGGACACGGACGGCAACACCCTGCGCGGCCGGCGGCGGTTGAGCCCGTACCTGACCGTGAAGGACGGCGAGATCTGGTGGCGACGGTGA